A part of Neovison vison isolate M4711 chromosome 6, ASM_NN_V1, whole genome shotgun sequence genomic DNA contains:
- the CLDN18 gene encoding claudin-18 isoform X1 — MSTTTCQVVGFLLSLLGLAGCIAATGMDMWSTQDLYDNPVTSVFQYEGLWRSCVRQSSGFTECRPYFTILGLPAMLQAVRALMIVGIVLGAISLLVSIFALKCIRIGSMEDAAKANMTLTSGIMFIISGLCAIVGVSVFANMLVTNFWMSTANMYTGMGGMVQTVQTRYTFGSALFVGWVAGGLTLIGGVMMCIACRGLAPEETNYKAVSYHASGHNVAYKPGGFKASTAFGPNSRNKKIYDGGARTEDEVQSHPSKYDYV, encoded by the exons ATGTCCACCACCACATGCCAAGTGGTGGgcttcctcctgtccctcctggGCCTGGCCGGCTGCATCGCCGCCACGGGGATGGACATGTGGAGCACCCAGGACCTGTATGACAACCCCGTCACCTCTGTGTTCCAGTACGAGGGGCTCTGGCGGAGCTGCGTGAGGCAGAGCTCAGGGTTCACCGAGTGCCGGCCCTACTTCACCATCCTAGGCCTTCCAG CCATGCTGCAAGCAGTGCGAGCCCTGATGATCGTGGGCATTGTCCTGGGTGCCATCAGCCTTCTGGTGTCCATCTTTGCCCTGAAGTGTATCCGCATTGGCAGCATGGAGGATGCCGCCAAAGCCAACATGACATTGACCTCTGGGATCATGTTCATCATCTCAG GTCTCTGTGCAATCGTTGGAGTATCTGTATTTGCCAACATGCTGGTTACCAACTTCTGGATGTCTACAGCTAACATGTACACCGGCATGGGTGGGATGGTGCAGACCGTTCAGACCAG GTACACCTTTGGTTCGGCTTTGTTCGTGGGTTGGGTCGCTGGAGGCCTCACACTAATTGGGGGTGTGATGATGTGCATTGCCTGCCGGGGCCTGGCGCCTGAGGAAACCAA ctacAAAGCTGTGTCTTATCATGCCTCAGGCCACAACGTCGCCTATAAGCCCGGAGGCTTCAAGGCCAGCACTGCCTTTGGGCCCAATAGCAGAAACAAGAAGATATACGATGGGGGTGCCCGAACAGAGGACGAGGTACAGTCTCATCCTTCCAAGTACGACTACGTGTAG